GAGTGCACAGGAAACAAGTGACAACGATGACAGTGTCTATTATGAAGAAACTGTAAACGAGGATGCCACCACTGATGTGGGTGTTCCAAATCCACCAAACAAGTATCTAGTTCTAGCGCTTAGCCTATTCGTAATAATTGTTTTTTACTTTTTGCTTTTAAGCCATTTCCCTAATCTTCTAGCGAAAGGGATCAACCCCCTTACTGCTGCTGCTACACAATGTCTGCGTTTCTCTCTGATCTCGGCTGTAGTCATTTTGTTAGCTATTTTTGCAATGAGCGGATTTGATTTTTCCTATATAGGCTCTACGTTTACAAACAATGTGGGCTTGATAATTTTCATCGCGGTAGTATGGTTGATCTATTTGACCATAAGCATATCCAACAAGAGCAAGGGGGCAGCAAAATGAGTATTCAAGATAAAGTTCGCGAAGGAACTGGAGAGCATAAGAAAGCCAGTGCGGCTATGAAAAAAACCCTATTTATCGGTCTAGGCGGATCAGGAAAAGAAGTCTTGATGCGACTTAGACGTAAATTCTACGGAGCGAACGAGAACAAGTACGGCTATGATTTCATTAGATACCTCTGGATAGATACTGATACGGCCGGAACACCCATTTGCGATGAAAACTGGGAAGTTATTGGAGAAAACATCCGTTTTGGTGTTCGCAACTCAATAGACGAAGTGTTTAACGCTAGTATCGACAGGGATACTTTGAGTAGCTTTTATGAAAAGATCAATGCCTTTCCCCATATCAGGCATTGGTTCCCTGCTGAAGCATTGAAGCCTCTTGGATATGAAGCTCTGCTATATGGGGCTAAAGGAATACGTCCATTAGGTAGGCTGGCCTTTTCCTGGCACTCATCGGATATTCTTCTTACCTTAGAGCAAAACATATCCAAACTTGACCGGCAGTTTGATGTTTCGGGTGTTGAGTTAGATAATGAGATAGATGTTTACATCGTCGGCTCATTGGCTGGGGGCACGGGTTCTGGAATGTTTCTGGAGTTAGCAAAACTCCTAAAGTCAAACTGGCCGTCAAATTCTGTTTACGGCATATTTTTCCTTTCAGACATGTTCGCTGAGAAAGGTGACAATGAGTACCGGGACGCTAATTGTTATGCTGCTTTGCAAGAGCTTGACTTCTATCAGACTGCTGCTAATAGCCTTGACCCTCTGATCGGCAAAGAACGTCACATGTTTGAGTTTGTGGATTCCGAAGGAATCACCAAGAAGTTTAATCTCCCCCTCTATAGCAACGTATTTTTAGTATCAAATGAGTATTACAAATCTCCGAAGGAAAATCTCTTTTCCGACCCCTTCGAGATGGTTGCTGAGATTTTTTACTTTGATTTCGATAAATCTCCATTCGGCGCATTCAAGCGTCAAAACACGGTCAACACAAAAATTGTTGGATCTCAGGCTTCAGTCGAGTATATAATGCCGGATCAAGAGACAGGCAATGACATTAAGGTGGAGAGTATATATCACTCTGATTACTCTTCCTTTGCCCTATCCGGTATATTTCTCAACGTGTCTAAGATGAAAACTTGGGCATCCTACAAGTATATTGTTGATTTGCTAAGCAATTTACTAAAAGATAACCCCAATAACAATCAATTGTTTGAAAGTCCTGATGGTGGGTTCCGCATAAGTAAACTCAACTTCGAAGAAATTCTGCACCAAATAACGCACGGAAGCAGGCCAAATTCTGTTTATGAAGACTTCATTCACATCTTGACTACGAAGAAACAGAAAAAGCTTCAGGATGTTGAAGCAAAGATAACCTTTGACCACACCAACGTCTCCAAGGTGCAGCAAGTATGCCAGCAACAATTCGCAGATATTGACGCATTTGTACAAAATGAACTGGGCACAATGAACAGGGAGTTGATCGAGTACGAAAGAATTCCAGGCCCCACCCTTGATAAGCTATTATCAAACTTAAATTCCGGCTTGAATGATACCTATAGTGAGATTGAAAAGCTGATGTATGATATCTTGGCTAACTATCATGATGGCGGGATCACAGTGGCTACCCAGATGCTTGATCGGGTTAAGGCACTGGTCAATCAAATGGATGTTAACCAGAATAACTACGCAAATGACGTCAAAAGATTGAAAGAATCGCTGAAAGAAGAAAAGCCTGATCACCCTGAAGTTCATATCGACTCTAGAATTTCCGGACTACTCCAGAGAATTCAGGATAGTGATGAGATTCCTTGGGTCTTTCCGTTGTACAAGGACAAGGCTAAGAAGTATTATGACAGAAACCTCTCCCATGAGATTGATCATATGAATCGCGAGATAAAAAAGCAGATTGGAGACTATTTCAACTCATGTCTGGAACTTATTAAAAAGCGCTTTGAGGTTAAGTTCAAGGAGAAAATTGGGGAACTTGTTAATCAATACAGAACAAGAATTATTGACATGGTTGATAGCGTGGAGGTTACCATCCCCAATGTCATCAACCCTATTGGGATGAATAAGCAAATTCGGGAATTCAAGACGCATTTAACTTCTCTACATGCCTACTTTAAACGGTATGAACTGAGTTTGAAGACAGAAATCTCGGTGAAGCTCAACCGAAAAATGATTCTGGACAAAGATGTTGATCAAGACAAAATTTATCAGAGCTTTAAGCAACGTCTAAATGGTGACGACTGGTTCGCATCCCAGATATCCTCCTGGTTTCTCAATCTCATCAATGAAGCCCATAATACCAATGATAACATCTCTAGCAGCATGGAGCAATTTGTTAAGATTATAACATTCTACAATTATATCGCGTCAAAAACCAAATTGGAGATAAGGCCTGCTCTCAGGCAAGCATGTCGTAAAGAGTTCAACAATTTTATGGAAGATAAGTCCGCTATGGATCAACTTGTTGAATCGATCAGGACTGACGAGGCCACATACCGACAGTCCGTTGGAGGTATGTTGGACAACTTTAATTTCAGGCTTGCGCTTTCTCTCGCCTATACTAAGATCAAACAGAGGATTGAAAATACTTCCATGGTCAGGATAGTCGGATTGCCTGAACCCAACGAATATGTTGAGAGTTTTCTATCTGGTCTTGGCAAAGTTAAAAACTTCCAGTATCATGGTTCAAAGGAGAGTATTCTGTTCTATGCCGAGACTTTCGGATTTCCCCTATTCATGCTCAAAAATATAGAGCACCTGAAGACTGAATTTGTTAGGAATTGCGAGGCTGGCGCTAACAATAAATATCATCGCTATACGGATATCGTTACAGATTACCTTAAACCACTGGTGATCCCTCAATCGTCAGAAGATATGCAGGAATTCCTCCATTGCTGGGAAGTGCTCTACGAAGCTATCGTTCTCCACCTGATCAGATATGACAATAAAAACTGGGTGGCAACTATCGAAAACCCCGAAAGATTTAATGTAGAAGAGAATATAACTTTTGGGAAAACGCTTGATGCGGCAGTCATGAAG
This genomic stretch from Candidatus Cloacimonadota bacterium harbors:
- a CDS encoding tubulin-like doman-containing protein; translation: MSIQDKVREGTGEHKKASAAMKKTLFIGLGGSGKEVLMRLRRKFYGANENKYGYDFIRYLWIDTDTAGTPICDENWEVIGENIRFGVRNSIDEVFNASIDRDTLSSFYEKINAFPHIRHWFPAEALKPLGYEALLYGAKGIRPLGRLAFSWHSSDILLTLEQNISKLDRQFDVSGVELDNEIDVYIVGSLAGGTGSGMFLELAKLLKSNWPSNSVYGIFFLSDMFAEKGDNEYRDANCYAALQELDFYQTAANSLDPLIGKERHMFEFVDSEGITKKFNLPLYSNVFLVSNEYYKSPKENLFSDPFEMVAEIFYFDFDKSPFGAFKRQNTVNTKIVGSQASVEYIMPDQETGNDIKVESIYHSDYSSFALSGIFLNVSKMKTWASYKYIVDLLSNLLKDNPNNNQLFESPDGGFRISKLNFEEILHQITHGSRPNSVYEDFIHILTTKKQKKLQDVEAKITFDHTNVSKVQQVCQQQFADIDAFVQNELGTMNRELIEYERIPGPTLDKLLSNLNSGLNDTYSEIEKLMYDILANYHDGGITVATQMLDRVKALVNQMDVNQNNYANDVKRLKESLKEEKPDHPEVHIDSRISGLLQRIQDSDEIPWVFPLYKDKAKKYYDRNLSHEIDHMNREIKKQIGDYFNSCLELIKKRFEVKFKEKIGELVNQYRTRIIDMVDSVEVTIPNVINPIGMNKQIREFKTHLTSLHAYFKRYELSLKTEISVKLNRKMILDKDVDQDKIYQSFKQRLNGDDWFASQISSWFLNLINEAHNTNDNISSSMEQFVKIITFYNYIASKTKLEIRPALRQACRKEFNNFMEDKSAMDQLVESIRTDEATYRQSVGGMLDNFNFRLALSLAYTKIKQRIENTSMVRIVGLPEPNEYVESFLSGLGKVKNFQYHGSKESILFYAETFGFPLFMLKNIEHLKTEFVRNCEAGANNKYHRYTDIVTDYLKPLVIPQSSEDMQEFLHCWEVLYEAIVLHLIRYDNKNWVATIENPERFNVEENITFGKTLDAAVMKLKNNKKLMSVIKDKSSDLFAEKYNQKESIEQIWFALFSNYEDIRKFVSDQFQENKPKIPQEYVLERLLTKYLDKYCRIESISNMKDGQKNLTTAYKDVMKISSGYQDSVHRNGVKVYPC